DNA sequence from the Paenibacillus physcomitrellae genome:
GCTATTGCCCGCGGCAGCTTGTGGTCGCTGTTTACGCTTTCCGGATTGGCGATCTTGCGCGAAGGAGCTGAGACGACGATATTTTATATCGGAATGGCTCCTTCCATCTCGCCGGCCGAGCTGGTTCTGGGCATCGCCGGCGCTTTGGCCGCACTGGTCGTATTGGGCTACTGCATCATCCGGTTCAGCAGCAGGCTGCCGATCCGGCCATTTTTCCTGACGGCTACCGTATTGATCTATTATTTGGTGGTTCGTTTTCTTGGCGAAAGCCTTCACGCCCTGCAAATTGCCGGCAAGCTGCCCGCACACAGCGAAAGCGGACTTCCGACCGTTGGCTGGCTGGGCGTTTACCCGACCTGGGAGACCATTATTCCACAGGTGCTGCTGGTCGCCTGGATTGTTTATTCCTTTACACGGCGGCCGCATGGACAAAAGCCGGACAGCGGACATCAGGCTCCAGCCATTTAGAACGTGCAATAATAACAACAAAAAAAAGGAAGAGAGCGCAGATACGCTCCTTCCTTTTTTTGTTGTGAGAAAAAAATCCCCTCCGCTCTGCACCGAAAGCCGTTTACCGGCTTATCGGGCGCTGAACAAGAGGGGGGACGATTATTTTTTCAGCCAAGGTGGTTTGTCCATTACCGATAATTTCTCGACGATGTTAACCAGGCTCTCCACTTCGGATAACTCCAGTTTCTCCAAATACCATTTGACGATTCGGATCGACTTCTTCCGCCCTTCTTCCATCGCCTGATTCCCGCATTCCGTCAAGGAAACCAATACGGCTCTCCGGTCTTCCTTGTCATGACGCCGCTCAACAAATCCATTCTGGACAAGCCGGTCGAGCATTACGGTAATAGCACTCGGCTTGACCTCAAGAGCATCCGCCAGGTCGCTGACCTTGCACGGCCCTTTACGGTAAATGTAAATAAGCATGTGGAACTGCGGGCCGGTAAGCCCAAGCTCTTTATGGCGCATAATATCATTTTCTATTTGCTTAAACGTTTTGGTCCAGCCTTTTTGCAGCCGTTCGATATAATGATCCAATTCTACCTCCACGGTCTGCCCCCTCTCTACTGCCTGTAGCCAAAGCAAGCTATATTATAAATTTAACCTAACTAATGCGATATCTCAATGCTTCTGTTAGTATCGGCCTGTATGAACTCCCCTATTCGGCGGGCAAAACTACAAGCAAAGGGTTGCATCGCTGATGAAAATGCACTAAGATAATCTTGAAAATTATTTTCATCATATATTAAATTAAATAGAAAATTATTTTCTGAATGTAAAAACGGGAAGGTGAACGATATTTCGACGGTTTCTACTCCTATCCTGCATGCGGTGCAGGAGCATCTGCCGCAGCTTTCCCAGCAGGAGCGCCGGATTGGCGAATATATTCTGGCTTCACCGGCCTCCGTTGTCCATTTGGGTATCACGGAGCTGGCCGATCAGTGCGGCGTTAGTCCTTCGACGGTTACCCGCTTCTGCAAAGCTTTTCATTTTAAAGGTTATCCCGATTTCAAAATGAAGCTGGCCGGCGAGCTCGCTCAGAAACCGGCACAAAACGCCTATCAGGATGTGATTGCCGGCAATGACCTGCGAACCATCGCTTCAGCCATGGAGGCCAACCATTTAGCCTCGATCGCCGATACGACCCGGCTGCTTGATATCCAGCAGATCCAGCAGGCCGTTGAGGCTCTGTGCGGAGCCGGACGAATCGACCTTTACGGGGTGGCTACATCATCCATCGTCGCCCAGGATTTCTATCAGAAGCTGGTGAGGATCGGCAAGAACTGTACAGCCTTTGCGGACTCGCACATGCAGATCACAGCAGCTACTACTTTGAATAAAGGCGATGTGGCTGTAGCTGTCTCCTATTCGGGAGAAACGCCGGAAACCATTGCGGCACTCAAATGCGCCAAAGACAGCGGGGCTACAGCGATCTGCCTGACTCATTATGGCAGCAGCTCTCTAGCCTCTCTGGCCGATATTCCGCTGTTCTCTTCCTCCCTTGAGGAGGGCATGCGCCGCGGCGATATGGCTTCGCGTATTGCCCAGCTTCATATTATAGACATCCTGTTTATGGGGATGGTCAGTTCCCGGTTTGAGGATTACGTTCCCAAGCTGGAGCATTCTTATCATAATGTCCGAAGTTACCGCTAAAATCATTTTTGGAGGAATTCAGTGATGCCAAACATTATCAAAGCGCAAAACGAAGAGCAATTTAACGACATCGGGGCAGGTATTGTTGCCAGCCTTCTGCAAAGCAATCCCAAAGCCCTGCTTGGTTTAGCTACAGGCAGCTCGCCTGTGGGCGTGTACGGTCGCCTTGTTGAGCTCTATAAAGAAGGTTCTGTAAGCTTTGCCCAAGCCCAGAGCTACAATCTGGACGAATACGTGGGTTTGCCGTCCGATCATCCGGAAAGCTACCGCCGGTTCATGAATGAGAAGCTGTTTAATCTCGTAGACATTCTTCCGGAAAATACTCATGTGCCTATGGGCTCTTCGCCTGATCCCGAGAAAGCGGCTGCTGAATATACGGAGCTTCTGCAGCAGGCCGGACGGCTGGATCTGCAAATTCTCGGCGTAGGGTTAAACGGCCATATCGGCTTTAATGAACCTGCCAGTGAGCTGCATGGCTTCACTCATGTCGTCACGCTGGATGAAAGCACGCGCCAAGCCAATGCCCGGTTCTTCTCCTCTATCGACGAGGTTCCGACCCAGGCCATTACGATGGGCATCGCTTCGATTCTGCACGCCAAGCAGATTTTACTGCTCGTCAGAGGCGCCGAGAAAGCCGAAGTTATCTCCCGCGCTCTTAATGGTCCTGTTACGACACATTGTCCGGCTTCGCTGCTGCAGACACATCCCAACGTCATCGTGCTGGTCGATCAGGAAGCGGGGCGTCTGCTTTGATGAACCGTTCCTTTGTCATTACTAACGGTAAGATTGTTACCCCAACCGGGATTATTGAAGACGGATCCGTAGCCGTTGAGAACGGCGTAATCACTTTTGTCGGCTCTGCATCTGCAGTCAAACACACGCTTGCTTCCTATCCAGAAATTATAGATGCGGACGGCAAATATGTGCTTCCGGGCTTTATTGATGTTCACGTGCACGGCGGAGTCCATCATGACTTTACCGGAGCTGACCAGCAGGGAATCGAGGCTATTACCCGTTTCCACTGCTCTCAGGGAACAACGGCCATGCTGGCCACGACCATGACCGCCCCGCGGGATGTGCTGAATCAGGTGTTAGAGGAAGTCCATACCTTTAAATCGGGTGAGATGCCTTATGCCCAATTGGAAGGCGTGCATCTGGAAGGGCCGTTCATCAGCCCGAAATGGCCAGGAGCGCAAAATCCGGAGCATATCGTTAATCCGAACCGGGCCTGGATCGAAGAATGGGAAACCCGTTATCCGGGGCTCATCAAGCAGGTTACCTTCGCTCCGGAGCGCAATGGAGCTTTGGAACTGATTGCTTATCTCCGCAAGCAGGGCATTGTTGCTGCCGCAGGTCATACCGATGCAACCTATGAGGAAATCATGACGGCAGTGGATGCCGGGCTTCATCATGCCGTGCATACCTTTAACGCCATGACGCCAATGCATCACCGCAAGCCGGGGACAGCAGGTGCTCTTCTAAGCTCGCCGCAAATGAGCGCCGAAATCATTGCCGATGGCATCCATGTTCATCCGGCGGTCATTTCCGTATTGGCAACCGTCAAGAATAACCATAATCTGGTTCTGATCACGGATGCCATGTCGGCTGCCGGGCTTGGAAACGGCGATTATATGATCGGTGATCTTCCTGTCGTGATGAAAGACGGCGTATGTACGCTGAAGGACAGCGTGGGCACCTTGGCTGGCAGTACGCTGACCATGATCCGCGGATTCCGGTTCCTGGTTCAGGAAGTAGGCCTAAGCATCGAACGCGCTTCGGAAGCAGCCAGCGGCAATCCTGCTAAACTGATCCGGATCGCTGACCGGACCGGCTCGATCGAAACCGGCAAACAGGCTGATCTGCTGCTTGTCGATGAACAATTAGAGCTGCAGACCGTTTGGGTAAAAGGTCTTCAACACGAAGCTTAATCGCTTAATCCTGCATTAGATAAGGCTGATTTAACAAGAAAAGAGCATTCCTACGCTTGGCGCGAATGGAATGCTCTTTTTTTGTCATGCTAAGATTAACGGTTCGGATTCATATCAAACCGGTTGTTGTTGTTATTCGTTGGGTTCGTATTAAAGATACCCGTATTGCCTGTATTCGTACGTCCCATATTTCTTAAACGTTCAGGGAACAGGTTGTCGATCATGCCTGCCAAATCGTTGGTTACGTTACGGGCACCGTTCGTTAACGGATTGTTGCCCAATGTTGTTCCACCGCCCGTGTTGAAGCTGCCAAGCTGGTTTACGAAATCGGCATTGTCCGAGATATAAACCTGCTGGATCTGCGGGGCTGAACGTTTAATTGTACGTTCAATTTGGCTGCGGACGTCGGCTGGAATTGTGCTGGCGTTATTATTCGTGCCGTTATTCGTACCATAAGTAGTGTACCCTCTTCCAGCACCTGCGCCATGAGGCATGTTATCAGCCTGTGCCCCTAATCCCCCGCCCAGTCTGGAACCGTCATAGATCGTTCCGGGATTCGGATTATATCTGCCTGCCGGATTGGTACCGCCGCTTAAGTTACTGGTGAAGTCGAGTCCGCGAGCAGCACCCGCGACGCCATTTGGACGGTAGTCGCTTCCGCCTGGGTTAACTCCTTGTCCCATCGAACGTCCAAGCGTTGAGGTACGGCCCGTGACGTTGCCGGTGCCCAGAGCGCCCGGTCCCCGTGTACCGAGGGTTCCGTTAGGCACACTCAGGTCATTCATTGACCCTGTTCCGTTGCCGGAAGCACGAGTACCGCCCAAAGAAGGATTGGTGCCGTTTAAGTTAACAGCAACAAAGGCTTCATTGCCGGAAGTCATGACATGGGCAGTACGAACACTGCCAATCTCCATAACCTTTTTACTCAGCACTTGGCTGTACTTCATGTTCCGCAAGTTATCCCGGCCCTGATCGTTAGAATTGATATTCAAACGATGAGCGGTTTGATTTTTCACTCCTTGCGTACCAACCTTATTGTTTTGACCGCAGCCGGTCAGGCCAAGCATACCGACTACAAGAGCTGCTGACAAAGACAAACCCAAAGTTTTTGAAGCTCGCATAAATGGTCATTCCCCTTCCATTAAGCATAATGAGTGACAGCTATAGAATGACCTTTATAAAGATGTAGTATCCAGAAAGAATTTAGCATTTGCCCGGCACTTGACCACACCTTGGCAGACGCCTTGACGTACCTTATAGAAGCTTGTTGACCGTCAAATTCCAAGGTTAGAGGTGAATGGGCCGTTGAAAATTTTATTTACGTTCTTTATTCCAAGCGGCGGGGTGGAAACGCTGAACCGGATGCGCAGCAGAGTTCTGCGCCAGCACGGTGTTGAAGCCCATCTGCTGTATAATCAGGCCGGAACGGGTCTGCAAAATATTTCCGACATTCCGGTGTTCATCACGAACTCGGATGCGGATCTAAGGGCCATCGTCCAACAGCAGCAGTATGATGCCGCCATCGTGACCTCCGATTTCACGATGGCTTACCGTCTACGCCAAGCCGGGTTTACCAAACCTATCCTGTTTGAAGCCCAGGGCTTCGGTATGTGGAAGGATGCCTATTTGACCGTTCTGGAATCGGAGCCTTTCGTCAAGCATTTCACTAATGGCATTCTGATGCCGCCTACCGCTCATCTGACCGAGTTGTTTGATCTTCTCTGCCCGGATGTGCCGAGATATGTCATTCCGAATATGATTGATCTCAGCCGTTTCCCCAAGCTGGATGTACCGGCTCCGAAGAATCCGATCGTAGCCTGGATTGGCAGATTGGAACCCAATAAAAACTGGTCGGAGTTTATGTTTATCTGCTACGGACTGCTGCAGGTTAAACCTGGCTTGCAGATCCGGATGTACACGGATGAGACGCTGGCCGCTCCTGAAGAGCGCAATGCCTTCTACGGGCTGATTGAGCAGCTGAACCTGACCGGAAATCTCCATACCTTGCACAGTGTGCCAAATGATCAGATGCCTTATCATTACTCGTTGATCAGAGCCTCAGGCGGCATGGTGATTTCCACCTCCAAAATGGAAGGCTTCGGCTATGCGGTCGGAGAGGCCATGGCCTGCCGCTGTCCTGTGCTGAGTACAGATTCCGACGGGGTGCGGGCTTTTATTGTGCCGGACGTTACCGGCACCTTCTATCCGCTGGGAGACATAGCTTCCGCCATCAGGAAAGCTCTTCGTCTAATGGAGGATACAGCGCTTCGCCAGCAGATGACCGAAGCCGCATACCGGCATCTGCAAACCCAATTGTCACCGGACGCCTATGCCACTTCTTTGATCCAAACGCTTTATGCTTTGGGGAGTTAAGGAAGGAAAGGAATACCTTTTTGTTCTATGCAAACTATATAAAAGCATCCCGCTAAGCTAAGCAAAAAAGCACCCCGCTAAGCGGGATGCTTTTTCTTCTTTATATGAAAATGCCGTCATCAAGAAGCCGTCCACTCGACATTCAGTTCGCTCCACATGCCCATGATTTCTCCGGAAGCGTCCCGGAATACAATGCGGATCGAAGCGTGGCGCTGCAGATGAATGCTTGTCGTGATGACCAGCAGCATCGGCTCATAAATCCCCATATTCCGGATATGCATCACGGAACCCCGCTCGTGGCAGGGAGCTACTTGGGACACAAACTGAAATACGGTATTCCCGTTCACTAACCCCAATATACAAGCGTCAAAAGGCTCCACTCCATTGTTGGCTACAGCTACGTCGATCAAATGAATCGGTCTCGCAAACGGAGCCATCTCACTCATAATGAGCGTCTGAAATCGCGCCACCCGAACCACCTCTTCTTCAGCTTGTTCGGGTCAACAGCACCTGTACCGCATGTTCAAAATCGGCGGCGCTTTTGTCCCAGGTGAAATGATATGAATCGGCTTGGCCTGTAGCGGCAAGCTGTGAACGAAGCACAGGATCTACAATCAGGCGGGAAATGTCTTCACCGAGCCGATTCTCATAGCGGTAAGACATCAGGCAATTGACCTCGGGACGGCAATAATCGGCATTCCCGCCTGAATATAAGGTGACCAAAGACGCACCACAGCGCATCGCTTCCAGCCCCGGCAGGCCGCCCGCATCATAAACGCTTGAACTGACAAAGATATCCGTCATGTTGTACAGATATCTCAGTTCCGTATCATCCGCCGGCGTAACGATCCGGAACAAACCGTTTGCTCCAAGCTGCTGCAGCTCCGGTGACCCTTCATATTCCGCCGGCGGGCAGATAAGGTTAATATCCACGTCCGGGTACTGATGTTTAACTCTTGCCAGCTCATACAGCAAATATTCCTGATCCCTGTGCCAGGAGAAGCTTGGGGTTACACTGCGGACAACAGCCGTAATACGAAGACCCGGAGCAAGCTGATTCCGGAAATTCATATTATGGAAAAAGCTGCTGACGCCCACAGGCACAATCATGCCGCCGATCCCATGAATGATTTGAATCAGCTGCTGCTCCCAGCGCGACAAAACGAGCAGATGCTCCGTCATAGAATAGGTAGGAAAAGAGGCAAAGTTGTCGCTTAGAAAAA
Encoded proteins:
- a CDS encoding MarR family winged helix-turn-helix transcriptional regulator, whose protein sequence is MEVELDHYIERLQKGWTKTFKQIENDIMRHKELGLTGPQFHMLIYIYRKGPCKVSDLADALEVKPSAITVMLDRLVQNGFVERRHDKEDRRAVLVSLTECGNQAMEEGRKKSIRIVKWYLEKLELSEVESLVNIVEKLSVMDKPPWLKK
- the nagA gene encoding N-acetylglucosamine-6-phosphate deacetylase — its product is MNRSFVITNGKIVTPTGIIEDGSVAVENGVITFVGSASAVKHTLASYPEIIDADGKYVLPGFIDVHVHGGVHHDFTGADQQGIEAITRFHCSQGTTAMLATTMTAPRDVLNQVLEEVHTFKSGEMPYAQLEGVHLEGPFISPKWPGAQNPEHIVNPNRAWIEEWETRYPGLIKQVTFAPERNGALELIAYLRKQGIVAAAGHTDATYEEIMTAVDAGLHHAVHTFNAMTPMHHRKPGTAGALLSSPQMSAEIIADGIHVHPAVISVLATVKNNHNLVLITDAMSAAGLGNGDYMIGDLPVVMKDGVCTLKDSVGTLAGSTLTMIRGFRFLVQEVGLSIERASEAASGNPAKLIRIADRTGSIETGKQADLLLVDEQLELQTVWVKGLQHEA
- a CDS encoding YhcN/YlaJ family sporulation lipoprotein — translated: MRASKTLGLSLSAALVVGMLGLTGCGQNNKVGTQGVKNQTAHRLNINSNDQGRDNLRNMKYSQVLSKKVMEIGSVRTAHVMTSGNEAFVAVNLNGTNPSLGGTRASGNGTGSMNDLSVPNGTLGTRGPGALGTGNVTGRTSTLGRSMGQGVNPGGSDYRPNGVAGAARGLDFTSNLSGGTNPAGRYNPNPGTIYDGSRLGGGLGAQADNMPHGAGAGRGYTTYGTNNGTNNNASTIPADVRSQIERTIKRSAPQIQQVYISDNADFVNQLGSFNTGGGTTLGNNPLTNGARNVTNDLAGMIDNLFPERLRNMGRTNTGNTGIFNTNPTNNNNNRFDMNPNR
- the nagB gene encoding glucosamine-6-phosphate deaminase; its protein translation is MPNIIKAQNEEQFNDIGAGIVASLLQSNPKALLGLATGSSPVGVYGRLVELYKEGSVSFAQAQSYNLDEYVGLPSDHPESYRRFMNEKLFNLVDILPENTHVPMGSSPDPEKAAAEYTELLQQAGRLDLQILGVGLNGHIGFNEPASELHGFTHVVTLDESTRQANARFFSSIDEVPTQAITMGIASILHAKQILLLVRGAEKAEVISRALNGPVTTHCPASLLQTHPNVIVLVDQEAGRLL
- a CDS encoding glycosyltransferase family 4 protein, with the translated sequence MKILFTFFIPSGGVETLNRMRSRVLRQHGVEAHLLYNQAGTGLQNISDIPVFITNSDADLRAIVQQQQYDAAIVTSDFTMAYRLRQAGFTKPILFEAQGFGMWKDAYLTVLESEPFVKHFTNGILMPPTAHLTELFDLLCPDVPRYVIPNMIDLSRFPKLDVPAPKNPIVAWIGRLEPNKNWSEFMFICYGLLQVKPGLQIRMYTDETLAAPEERNAFYGLIEQLNLTGNLHTLHSVPNDQMPYHYSLIRASGGMVISTSKMEGFGYAVGEAMACRCPVLSTDSDGVRAFIVPDVTGTFYPLGDIASAIRKALRLMEDTALRQQMTEAAYRHLQTQLSPDAYATSLIQTLYALGS
- a CDS encoding MurR/RpiR family transcriptional regulator produces the protein MNDISTVSTPILHAVQEHLPQLSQQERRIGEYILASPASVVHLGITELADQCGVSPSTVTRFCKAFHFKGYPDFKMKLAGELAQKPAQNAYQDVIAGNDLRTIASAMEANHLASIADTTRLLDIQQIQQAVEALCGAGRIDLYGVATSSIVAQDFYQKLVRIGKNCTAFADSHMQITAATTLNKGDVAVAVSYSGETPETIAALKCAKDSGATAICLTHYGSSSLASLADIPLFSSSLEEGMRRGDMASRIAQLHIIDILFMGMVSSRFEDYVPKLEHSYHNVRSYR
- a CDS encoding glycosyltransferase family 4 protein: MRFTFPVLTLCQGGAQRMLAELTNWLSARGHEVTLVMPAQGVVEYAISSRVHRVEQSVLKAEDFPNADVIVSNFYTTVYPAAEASTQGKGVHVRLALCYEPVFLSDNFASFPTYSMTEHLLVLSRWEQQLIQIIHGIGGMIVPVGVSSFFHNMNFRNQLAPGLRITAVVRSVTPSFSWHRDQEYLLYELARVKHQYPDVDINLICPPAEYEGSPELQQLGANGLFRIVTPADDTELRYLYNMTDIFVSSSVYDAGGLPGLEAMRCGASLVTLYSGGNADYCRPEVNCLMSYRYENRLGEDISRLIVDPVLRSQLAATGQADSYHFTWDKSAADFEHAVQVLLTRTS